The Danio rerio strain Tuebingen ecotype United States chromosome 1, GRCz12tu, whole genome shotgun sequence genome includes a region encoding these proteins:
- the cul4a gene encoding cullin-4A isoform X1 codes for MMAEDVQHQQKSSFNGLSKSAKAGASKKLVIKNFKDRPKLTDSYTEDTWLKLRDAVSAIQNSTSIQYNLEELYQAVENLCSYKVSPMLYKQLRQVCEEHVQAQIHQFREESLDSLSFLKRMNRCWQDHCRQTIMIRSIFLFLDRTYVLQNSLLPSIWDTGLELFRTHIVSDAAVQSRTVQGILEQVERERSGETVDRSLLRSLLGMLSDLQVYKDSFEQRFLSETTRLYAAEGQRLMQERDVPEYLHHVARRLEEENDRVISYLDQSTQKPLIATVEKQLLGEHMTTILQKGLRTLLDENRVCELTLLYELFSKVKGGLTALLQSWREYIKSVGAETVCSPERDREMVQELLDFKDQMDSVTQSCFQRNESFINAMKEAFENFINQRPNKPAELIAKYVDSKLRAGNKEATEEELERILDKIMIIFRFIHGKDVFEAFYKKDLAKRLLVGKSASVDAEKSMLSKLKHECGAAFTSKLEGMFKDMELSKDIMIQFKQYMQNQTEPSNIELTVNILTMGYWPSYTPMDVHLPAEMVKLQEVFKLFYLGKHSGRKLQWQPTLGHAVLKTEFKEGKKELQVSLFQTLVLLMFNESDECSVEEIRVATGIEEGELKRTLQSLACGKARVLNKTPRGKEVEDGDRFHFNSDFRHKLFRIKINQIQMKETVEEQVSTTERVFQDRQYQIDAAVVRIMKMRKTLSHNLLVSELYNQLKFPVKPADLKKRIESLIDRDYMERDKENSNQYHYVA; via the exons ATGATGGCAGAAGATGTTCAGCACCAGCAGAAGTCCAGCTTTAATGGACTCAGCAAATCCGCCAAAGCAGGAGCGTCGAAGAAGCTGGTCATCAAGAACTTTAAAG ACAGACCCAAGCTGACAGACTCCTACACTGAAGACACGTGGCTGAAGCTCAGAGATGCTGTGAGCGCCATTCAGAACAGCACATCCATCCAATACAACCTGGAGGAGCTTTaccag GCTGTGGAGAATCTGTGTTCGTATAAAGTGTCGCCGATGTTGTACAAGCAGCTGCGACAGGTGTGTGAAGAGCACGTGCAGGCGCAGATTCACCAGTTCAGGGA AGAGTCTCTGGACAGCCTGTCGTTCCTGAAGAGGATGAACCGCTGCTGGCAGGACCACTGCAGACAGACG ATCATGATCCGCAGTATTTTCCTCTTCCTGGACCGAACGTACGTCCTCCAGAACTCGCTGCTGCCGTCCATCTG GGACACAGGGCTGGAGCTGTTCCGCACACACATAGTGAGTGACGCGGCGGTTCAGAGCCGGACGGTGCAGGGGATCCTGGAGCAGGTGGAGCGCGAGCGCAGCGGGGAGACGGTGGACCGCAGTCTGCTCAGGAGCCTACTGGGCATGCTCTCTgacctgcag gtgTATAAGGACTCGTTCGAGCAGAGGTTTTTATCAGAGACGACCCGTCTGTACGCCGCTGAGGGACAGAGACTGATGCAGGAGAGAGAC GTTCCAGAGTATCTCCATCATGTGGCGCGGCGTCTGGAGGAAGAGAACGACCGCGTCATCAGCTATCTGGACCAGAGCacaca GAAGCCTCTGATCGCCACGGTGGAGAAGCAGCTGCTGGGAGAACACATGACCACCATCCTGCAGAAAG gcCTGCGGACGCTGCTGGATGAGAACCGTGTGTGTGAGCTGACGCTGCTCTATGAGCTCTTCAGTAAGGTTAAAGGCGGCCTGACGGCACTGCTGCAGTCCTGGAGAGAATACatcaag AGTGTGGGAGCGGAGACGGTGTGTTCTCCGGAGCGGGACAGGGAGATGGTGCAGGAGCTGCTGGACTTTAAGGATCAGATGGACTCGGTGACGCAGAGCTGCTTCCAGAGGAACGAGAGCTTCATCAACGCCATGAAGGAGGCCTTCGAGAACTTCATCAACCAGAGACCCAACAAACCCGCAGAGCTCatcg CCAAATATGTGGACTCTAAGCTGCGAGCGGGAAATAAAGAAGCCACAGAGGAGGAGCTGGAGAGAATCCTGGACAAGATCATGATCATCTTCCGCTTCAtccacg GTAAGGATGTGTTCGAGGCGTTCTACAAGAAGGATCTGGCCAAGCGTCTGCTGGTGGGCAAGAGCGCTTCAGTGGATGCAGAGAAGTCCATGCTCTCCAAACTCAAACACG agTGTGGAGCAGCGTTCACCAGTAAACTTGAGGGAATGTTCAAAGATATGGAGCTCTCCAAAGACATCATGATCCAGTtcaaacag tatatgCAGAATCAAACTGAGCCCAGCAACATTGAGCTGACCGTCAACATCCTGACTATGGGCTACTGGCCCTCGTACACACCGATGGACGTCCATCTGCCTGCTGAG atggtGAAGCTGCAGGAGGTGTTTAAGCTCTTCTATCTGGGTAAACACAGCGGACGGAAACTACAGTGGCAGCCGACACTTGGACACGCAGTGCTGAAGACAGAGTTTAAAgag ggtAAGAAGGAGCTGCAGGTTTCTCTGTTCCAGACTCTGGTTCTGCTGATGTTCAATGAGTCTGACGAGTGTTCAGTGGAGGAGATCAGAGTGGCTACAGGCATcg aggagGGCGAGCTGAAGCGTACGCTGCAGTCTCTGGCGTGTGGTAAAGCTCGAGTGCTCAATAAGACCCCCCGAGGGAAAGAGGTGGAGGACGGAGACCGCTTCCACTTCAACAGCGACTTCAGACACAAACTGTTCCGCATCAAGATCAACCAGATCCAGATGAAGGAGACG gtggagGAGCAGGTGAGCACCACCGAGCGTGTGTTTCAGGACCGTCAGTATCAGATCGACGCGGCGGTTGTGCGCATCATGAAGATGAGGAAAACACTCAGCCACAACCTGCTGGTGTCTGAACTATACAACCAGCTCAAGTTCCCTGTCAAG ccggCGGATCTGAAGAAGCGTATCGAGTCCCTCATCGACCGGGATTATATGGAGCGCGACAAAGAAAACTCCAACCAGTACCACTATGTGGCGTAG
- the lamp1a gene encoding lysosome-associated membrane glycoprotein 1a isoform X1 encodes MARAAGVCWTLLMGCVFAAHAVTFEVIDGNSTCIKGELNASFSISYNTTNGTSVSVFALPASASVSERSSCGSAAVPPELALVFGDTHTHTLSLLFSRDQRLYRVSNISLQYNLSDGDIFPQSSSAGVQSVMASVSELMSARLNSTYRCVSSSSISLSAAVNLTLSGVQMEAYMSSANLSADESVCSADQPSTTVAPPPSTTTSPPPIPPVPERGNYSVTDGNGTVCVLALMGLQLNITHTTTQNQSVSELMNLQPNQTTVSGSCGVTESSLRLSDETTNLTFSFTMNSTTQKYYLSAVSVSALWPDMSVVFEAGNTSLSALQCSVGRSYVCSAQQMLSVTPVFSINTFRLQLQPFNITANRFSTAEECRVDQENMLIPIIVGAALAGLVLIVLVAYLIGRKRTHAGYQTI; translated from the exons ATGGCGCGAGCTGCAGGTGTTTGCTGGACTCTGCTGatgg gctgTGTGTTTGCAGCTCATGCTGTGACGTTTGAGGTGATTGACGGAAACTCTACCTGCATTAAAGGAGAACTCAACGCCAGCTTCAGCATCTCCTACAACACTACCAACGgaacg agtgtgtctgtgtttgcgcTGCCGGCGTCTGCATCGGTGTCGGAGCGGAGCTCGTGCGGATCCGCTGCTGTTCCTCCAGAGCTGGCGCTGGTGtttggagacacacacacacacacactctctctgctgTTCTCCAGAGACCAGCGGCTCTACAGGGTCTCCAACATCAGCCTGCAGTACAACCTGAGCGATGGAGACATCTTCCCACAATCCTCTAgtgcag GTGTGCAGTCTGTGATGGCGAGTGTGTCAGAGCTGATGTCGGCCAGGTTGAACAGCACGTACAGGTGTGTGAGCTCCAGCTCCATCAGTCTGAGCGCAGCGGTCAATCTCACACTCTCTGGAGTGCAAATGGAGGCCTACATGAGCAGCGCAAACCTCAGCGCAgacg agagtGTGTGCAGTGCAGATCAGCCGTCTACAACTGTAGCTCCGCCCCCCAGCACCACCACATCTCCGCCCCCCATCCCCCCAGTGCCAGAGCGTGGAAACTACAGCGTTACAGACGGAAACGGCAccgtgtgtgtgctggcgctcatgggTCTGCAGCTCAACATcacacacaccacaacacaaAACCAG AGCGTGTCTGAGCTCATGAACCTGCAGCCCAATCAGACCACAGTCTCGGGGTCATGCGGGGTCACAGAATCCAGCCTCAGACTATCAGACGAGACGACCAACCTGACCTTCAGCTTCACCATG AACTCCACCACACAGAAGTACTATCTGAGCGCTGTGAGTGTGTCCGCGCTCTGGCCTGACATGAGCG TTGTGTTTGAGGCAGGGAACACCTCTCTGTCTGCGCTGCAGTGCAGTGTGGGTCGCTCGTATGTGTGCAGCGCTCAGCAGATGCTCTCAGTGACGCCGGTCTTCTCCATCAACACCTTCAGACTGCAACTGCAGCCCTTCAACATCACCGCCAACCGCTTCTccacag cggaGGAGTGTCGTGTGGACCAGGAGAACATGCTGATCCCCATCATCGTGGGTGCGGCGCTGGCGGGGCTGGTGCTGATCGTGCTCGTGGCGTATCTGATCGGCAGGAAGAGAACACACGCCGGGTACCAGACCATCTGA
- the lamp1a gene encoding lysosome-associated membrane glycoprotein 1a precursor (The RefSeq protein has 1 substitution compared to this genomic sequence), which yields MARAAGVCWTLLMGCVFAAHAVTFEVTDGNSTCIKGELNASFSISYNTTNGTSVSVFALPASASVSERSSCGSAAVPPELALVFGDTHTHTLSLLFSRDQRLYRVSNISLQYNLSDGDIFPQSSSAGVQSVMASVSELMSARLNSTYRCVSSSSISLSAAVNLTLSGVQMEAYMSSANLSADESVCSADQPSTTVAPPPSTTTSPPPIPPVPERGNYSVTDGNGTVCVLALMGLQLNITHTTTQNQSVSELMNLQPNQTTVSGSCGVTESSLRLSDETTNLTFSFTMNSTTQKYYLSAVSVSALWPDMSVVFEAGNTSLSALQCSVGRSYVCSAQQMLSVTPVFSINTFRLQLQPFNITANRFSTAEECRVDQENMLIPIIVGAALAGLVLIVLVAYLIGRKRTHAGYQTI from the exons ATGGCGCGAGCTGCAGGTGTTTGCTGGACTCTGCTGatgg gctgTGTGTTTGCAGCTCATGCTGTGACGTTTGAGGTGATTGACGGAAACTCTACCTGCATTAAAGGAGAACTCAACGCCAGCTTCAGCATCTCCTACAACACTACCAACGgaacg agtgtgtctgtgtttgcgcTGCCGGCGTCTGCATCGGTGTCGGAGCGGAGCTCGTGCGGATCCGCTGCTGTTCCTCCAGAGCTGGCGCTGGTGtttggagacacacacacacacacactctctctgctgTTCTCCAGAGACCAGCGGCTCTACAGGGTCTCCAACATCAGCCTGCAGTACAACCTGAGCGATGGAGACATCTTCCCACAATCCTCTAgtgcag GTGTGCAGTCTGTGATGGCGAGTGTGTCAGAGCTGATGTCGGCCAGGTTGAACAGCACGTACAGGTGTGTGAGCTCCAGCTCCATCAGTCTGAGCGCAGCGGTCAATCTCACACTCTCTGGAGTGCAAATGGAGGCCTACATGAGCAGCGCAAACCTCAGCGCAgacg agagtGTGTGCAGTGCAGATCAGCCGTCTACAACTGTAGCTCCGCCCCCCAGCACCACCACATCTCCGCCCCCCATCCCCCCAGTGCCAGAGCGTGGAAACTACAGCGTTACAGACGGAAACGGCAccgtgtgtgtgctggcgctcatgggTCTGCAGCTCAACATcacacacaccacaacacaaAACCAG AGCGTGTCTGAGCTCATGAACCTGCAGCCCAATCAGACCACAGTCTCGGGGTCATGCGGGGTCACAGAATCCAGCCTCAGACTATCAGACGAGACGACCAACCTGACCTTCAGCTTCACCATG AACTCCACCACACAGAAGTACTATCTGAGCGCTGTGAGTGTGTCCGCGCTCTGGCCTGACATGAGCG TTGTGTTTGAGGCAGGGAACACCTCTCTGTCTGCGCTGCAGTGCAGTGTGGGTCGCTCGTATGTGTGCAGCGCTCAGCAGATGCTCTCAGTGACGCCGGTCTTCTCCATCAACACCTTCAGACTGCAACTGCAGCCCTTCAACATCACCGCCAACCGCTTCTccacag cggaGGAGTGTCGTGTGGACCAGGAGAACATGCTGATCCCCATCATCGTGGGTGCGGCGCTGGCGGGGCTGGTGCTGATCGTGCTCGTGGCGTATCTGATCGGCAGGAAGAGAACACACGCCGGGTACCAGACCATCTGA
- the lamp1a gene encoding lysosome-associated membrane glycoprotein 1a isoform X2: MASVSELMSARLNSTYRCVSSSSISLSAAVNLTLSGVQMEAYMSSANLSADESVCSADQPSTTVAPPPSTTTSPPPIPPVPERGNYSVTDGNGTVCVLALMGLQLNITHTTTQNQSVSELMNLQPNQTTVSGSCGVTESSLRLSDETTNLTFSFTMNSTTQKYYLSAVSVSALWPDMSVVFEAGNTSLSALQCSVGRSYVCSAQQMLSVTPVFSINTFRLQLQPFNITANRFSTAEECRVDQENMLIPIIVGAALAGLVLIVLVAYLIGRKRTHAGYQTI; this comes from the exons ATGGCGAGTGTGTCAGAGCTGATGTCGGCCAGGTTGAACAGCACGTACAGGTGTGTGAGCTCCAGCTCCATCAGTCTGAGCGCAGCGGTCAATCTCACACTCTCTGGAGTGCAAATGGAGGCCTACATGAGCAGCGCAAACCTCAGCGCAgacg agagtGTGTGCAGTGCAGATCAGCCGTCTACAACTGTAGCTCCGCCCCCCAGCACCACCACATCTCCGCCCCCCATCCCCCCAGTGCCAGAGCGTGGAAACTACAGCGTTACAGACGGAAACGGCAccgtgtgtgtgctggcgctcatgggTCTGCAGCTCAACATcacacacaccacaacacaaAACCAG AGCGTGTCTGAGCTCATGAACCTGCAGCCCAATCAGACCACAGTCTCGGGGTCATGCGGGGTCACAGAATCCAGCCTCAGACTATCAGACGAGACGACCAACCTGACCTTCAGCTTCACCATG AACTCCACCACACAGAAGTACTATCTGAGCGCTGTGAGTGTGTCCGCGCTCTGGCCTGACATGAGCG TTGTGTTTGAGGCAGGGAACACCTCTCTGTCTGCGCTGCAGTGCAGTGTGGGTCGCTCGTATGTGTGCAGCGCTCAGCAGATGCTCTCAGTGACGCCGGTCTTCTCCATCAACACCTTCAGACTGCAACTGCAGCCCTTCAACATCACCGCCAACCGCTTCTccacag cggaGGAGTGTCGTGTGGACCAGGAGAACATGCTGATCCCCATCATCGTGGGTGCGGCGCTGGCGGGGCTGGTGCTGATCGTGCTCGTGGCGTATCTGATCGGCAGGAAGAGAACACACGCCGGGTACCAGACCATCTGA
- the grtp1a gene encoding growth hormone-regulated TBC protein 1-A isoform X1, whose amino-acid sequence MSEYLAVLTRRSIRWAKLLQGRRRVDRNLKVKRYVRKGVLNEHRPLVWMVCSGAQEQMDRNPGYYQSLLDTHHEPKLEESIRTDLHRTFPDNIYFRKSAEPCLQKALYNVLVAYGHHNKAVGYCQGMNFIAGYLILVSKDEETSFWLMEALLSRILPDYYTPAMLGLKTDQEVLGELVRLKAPAVWKLMQDQGVMWTLVVSRWFICLFIDVLPVETVLRIWDCLFYEGSKILFRVALTLIRHHQQEIAEAQNLPDVCERFKRITRGAFVEDCHTFMQKIFQEPGSLSMATVSKLRESCRARIIADES is encoded by the exons ATGTCGGAGTATCTGGCGGTCCTGACCCGCCGCTCCATCAGATGGGCCAAACTGCTGCAGGGGCGGCGCCGTGTTGACCGTAACctgaagg tgaaGCGGTACGTGAGGAAGGGTGTCCTGAATGAGCACCGGCCGCTGGTGTGGATGGTGTGCAGTGGAGCGCAGGAGCAGATGGACAGAAACCCGGGATACTACCAGTCCCTGCTGGACACACACCACGAGCCCAAACTGGAGGAGAGCATCCGCACCG atctgcaCAGAACCTTCCCAGACAACATCTACTTCAGGAAGTCAGCGGAGCCGTGTCTGCAGAAGGCGCTGTATAACGTGCTGGTGGCGTACGGACATCATAATAAAGCAGTGGGGTACTGTCAG GGAATGAACTTCATCGCAGGTTACCTGATCCTGGTCAGTAAAGATGAGGAGACGTCCTTCTGGCTGATGGAGGCGCTGCTGAGCCGGATACTGCCAG aTTACTACACCCCGGCGATGCTGGGCCTGAAGACGGATCAGGAGGTGCTGGGGGAGCTGGTGCGGCTGAAGGCTCCTGCGGTCTGGAAGCTCATGCAGGATCAGGGTGTGATGTGGACTCTGGTGGTCTCGCGCTGGTTCATCTGCCTGTTCATCGACGTGCTGCCCGTGGAG ACGGTGCTGCGCATCTGGGACTGCCTGTTCTACGAGGGCTCCAAGATCCTGTTCCGCGTGGCTCTGACTCTGATCCGACACCACCAGCAGGAGATCGCTGAGGCGCAGAACCTGCCGGACGTCTGTGAACGCTTCAAACGCATCACCAGAGGAGCCTTCGTGGAGGACTGCCACACTTTCATGCAG aAAATCTTCCAGGAGCCCGGCAGTCTCTCTATGGCCACTGTGTCGAAGCTGCGGGAAAGCTGCCGCGCTCGGATCATCGCTGACGAATCCTGA
- the grtp1a gene encoding growth hormone-regulated TBC protein 1-A (The RefSeq protein has 2 substitutions compared to this genomic sequence), translating to MEERDRTGRTGQPQHRINQPSTARERANSVDAYGFQRSDDFDYETHEQLMSEYLAVLTRRSIRWAKLLQGRRRVDRNLKVKRYVRKGVPNEHRPLVWMVCSGAQEQMDRNPGYYQSLLDTHHEPKLEESIRTDLHRTFPDNIYFRKSAEPCLQQALYNVLVAYGHHNKAVGYCQGMNFIAGYLILVSKDEETSFWLMEALLSRILPDYYTPAMLGLKTDQEVLGELVRLKAPAVWKLMQDQGVMWTLVVSRWFICLFIDVLPVETVLRIWDCLFYEGSKILFRVALTLIRHHQQEIAEAQNLPDVCERFKRITRGAFVEDCHTFMQKIFQEPGSLSMATVSKLRESCRARIIADES from the exons atggaggagCGCGACCGCACCGGGAGAACCGGCCAGCCGCAACACCGCATCAACCAGCCGAGCACTGCCAGAGAGAGAGCAAACAG tgtgGACGCGTACGGCTTCCAGCGCTCCGATGATTTCGACTACGAGACTCATGAGCAGCTGATGTCGGAGTATCTGGCGGTCCTGACCCGCCGCTCCATCAGATGGGCCAAACTGCTGCAGGGGCGGCGCCGTGTTGACCGTAACctgaagg tgaaGCGGTACGTGAGGAAGGGTGTCCTGAATGAGCACCGGCCGCTGGTGTGGATGGTGTGCAGTGGAGCGCAGGAGCAGATGGACAGAAACCCGGGATACTACCAGTCCCTGCTGGACACACACCACGAGCCCAAACTGGAGGAGAGCATCCGCACCG atctgcaCAGAACCTTCCCAGACAACATCTACTTCAGGAAGTCAGCGGAGCCGTGTCTGCAGAAGGCGCTGTATAACGTGCTGGTGGCGTACGGACATCATAATAAAGCAGTGGGGTACTGTCAG GGAATGAACTTCATCGCAGGTTACCTGATCCTGGTCAGTAAAGATGAGGAGACGTCCTTCTGGCTGATGGAGGCGCTGCTGAGCCGGATACTGCCAG aTTACTACACCCCGGCGATGCTGGGCCTGAAGACGGATCAGGAGGTGCTGGGGGAGCTGGTGCGGCTGAAGGCTCCTGCGGTCTGGAAGCTCATGCAGGATCAGGGTGTGATGTGGACTCTGGTGGTCTCGCGCTGGTTCATCTGCCTGTTCATCGACGTGCTGCCCGTGGAG ACGGTGCTGCGCATCTGGGACTGCCTGTTCTACGAGGGCTCCAAGATCCTGTTCCGCGTGGCTCTGACTCTGATCCGACACCACCAGCAGGAGATCGCTGAGGCGCAGAACCTGCCGGACGTCTGTGAACGCTTCAAACGCATCACCAGAGGAGCCTTCGTGGAGGACTGCCACACTTTCATGCAG aAAATCTTCCAGGAGCCCGGCAGTCTCTCTATGGCCACTGTGTCGAAGCTGCGGGAAAGCTGCCGCGCTCGGATCATCGCTGACGAATCCTGA